A stretch of Paenibacillus mucilaginosus 3016 DNA encodes these proteins:
- a CDS encoding pilus assembly protein TadG-related protein, whose product MGRRFLGEQQGSALVLAALMLAVLLGAAGLVIDGGTVYVQKSRLQKAANAAALSGAQELTGAQAAVNGVVREVLLRHGEEPSLVSSQVELGRKVTVSLRREVKLGFSGLFGRESAPVEARAAAEILTMGEAAGAAPLGIDESIPLEFGRQYRLKVDQTEVSYGNFGVLALGGTGAATYEDNLKYGYKKALKVGDIIETQTGNIADKTRGGVNERINSCPYPDGDYSHRDCTRIILIPVYKPYAQTSSQLKQVEIKGFAYFYISKPMAPKDTYIDGIFIQRAGTGIAAPGAVSRGAYAIRLTE is encoded by the coding sequence ATGGGAAGACGTTTCCTCGGGGAACAGCAGGGCAGCGCGCTGGTCCTCGCCGCCTTGATGCTGGCGGTGCTGCTTGGCGCAGCGGGCCTGGTCATCGACGGGGGGACGGTCTACGTGCAGAAGAGCCGGCTGCAGAAAGCCGCTAATGCGGCGGCGCTGTCGGGGGCTCAGGAGCTGACGGGCGCGCAGGCCGCGGTGAACGGGGTCGTCCGGGAGGTGCTGCTCCGGCACGGAGAGGAGCCGTCCCTCGTGTCTTCGCAGGTCGAGCTTGGCCGCAAGGTGACGGTGTCGCTCCGCCGGGAGGTGAAGCTCGGCTTCTCCGGGCTGTTCGGGCGGGAATCCGCACCGGTGGAAGCCCGGGCCGCGGCGGAGATCCTGACGATGGGCGAAGCGGCCGGAGCCGCACCCCTCGGGATTGACGAGAGCATCCCGCTCGAATTCGGCCGCCAGTACCGGCTGAAGGTCGACCAGACGGAAGTCAGCTACGGCAACTTCGGGGTTCTGGCGCTGGGAGGCACCGGGGCGGCGACATACGAGGATAATCTGAAGTACGGCTACAAGAAAGCGCTCAAGGTCGGCGATATCATCGAGACGCAGACGGGCAATATCGCGGACAAGACGCGGGGGGGCGTCAACGAGAGGATCAACAGCTGCCCCTACCCGGACGGGGATTATTCCCACCGGGACTGCACCCGGATTATCCTGATCCCGGTGTACAAGCCCTACGCCCAGACGTCCAGCCAGCTCAAGCAGGTGGAAATCAAGGGGTTCGCCTACTTCTATATCTCGAAGCCGATGGCTCCCAAGGACACCTATATCGACGGGATCTTCATCCAGCGGGCCGGTACCGGGATCGCTGCGCCGGGAGCCGTCTCCCGGGGAGCTTATGCGATCCGGCTGACAGAGTAA
- the cpaB gene encoding Flp pilus assembly protein CpaB, translating into MRSKLIMAAALVMGLCTTFLFFNYMKKFDTAAAVQASMVEVVAVKAAVKKNQVLDASQLELVQVPELGLHPQAVRMLAEAEGKLAGGELAAGEVLLAHHLTGGRVESLFVSRKVQEGFRGVSVGVNFVQSVSNLIEPEDMVDVVFTPADKGTGPVASITLLENVRVLAVGRRMVEADKDTPYAEYSAVTLEVKAADTVKLVQADELGTVSLVLRGRAVQAGSP; encoded by the coding sequence ATGAGATCCAAGCTGATTATGGCCGCGGCCCTGGTCATGGGGCTGTGCACGACCTTCTTATTTTTCAATTATATGAAGAAATTCGATACCGCGGCCGCCGTTCAGGCGTCCATGGTGGAGGTGGTGGCCGTGAAGGCCGCCGTCAAAAAGAACCAGGTGCTGGATGCCTCGCAGCTGGAGCTCGTGCAGGTGCCGGAGCTCGGTCTGCATCCGCAGGCCGTACGAATGCTGGCGGAGGCCGAGGGCAAGCTGGCCGGCGGGGAGCTGGCTGCGGGCGAAGTACTGCTCGCCCATCACCTGACCGGAGGCCGCGTGGAATCGCTGTTCGTCTCCCGCAAGGTGCAGGAAGGCTTCCGCGGCGTCTCGGTCGGCGTCAACTTCGTCCAGTCGGTCTCGAATCTGATCGAACCGGAAGACATGGTCGATGTGGTGTTCACGCCGGCGGACAAGGGTACGGGGCCTGTGGCCTCCATCACGCTGCTGGAGAATGTGCGTGTGCTGGCGGTAGGCCGCCGGATGGTCGAGGCCGACAAGGATACGCCGTATGCGGAATACAGTGCGGTCACGCTGGAAGTGAAGGCGGCGGATACCGTCAAGCTGGTTCAAGCGGATGAGCTCGGCACCGTTTCGCTGGTGCTGCGCGGCCGTGCGGTGCAGGCGGGCTCGCCGTAA
- a CDS encoding A24 family peptidase: MLIDAVLLVILAVCTVTDIRTRKIYNKVIGPGLLAALGLQAAEGGWSGVLGAGIGFAAGLGILLIPYILGGMGAGDVKLLALVGAFKGAAFVGMAAVYMALLGGAMALCLLLLRRGWKERARSLWAAMVSVRSGLGLPAAQPLPGGAAALTYPYGPAIAGGCLLCYLARGWGIG, translated from the coding sequence ATGCTGATCGACGCCGTGCTGCTCGTTATTTTGGCGGTATGCACAGTCACGGATATCCGAACACGCAAAATTTACAACAAAGTCATCGGTCCCGGCCTGCTGGCCGCACTGGGACTGCAGGCAGCGGAGGGCGGCTGGAGCGGGGTTCTCGGTGCCGGTATCGGCTTCGCCGCCGGCCTCGGCATTCTGCTGATTCCCTACATCTTGGGCGGTATGGGAGCAGGCGACGTCAAGCTCCTGGCGCTGGTCGGCGCCTTCAAGGGAGCGGCCTTCGTCGGGATGGCCGCCGTGTACATGGCGCTGCTGGGCGGGGCGATGGCCCTGTGCCTGCTTCTGCTGCGACGGGGCTGGAAGGAGAGGGCGCGCAGCCTCTGGGCAGCCATGGTCTCGGTGCGCTCGGGCCTCGGACTGCCCGCCGCGCAGCCCCTGCCTGGCGGGGCGGCAGCACTCACGTATCCGTACGGTCCGGCGATTGCCGGCGGCTGCCTCCTCTGCTACCTGGCGAGAGGATGGGGGATCGGATGA
- a CDS encoding AAA family ATPase translates to MEQRDNGPGADQAPVTKRGEIIAVAGAKGGIGRTVMTVNLAAALAKNTRLQVAVLDGDLQFGDVGLAMDLQPTFTIKDVAEGIATMDGFTLSSYLSRHGSGVRVMAAPERPEQADLVTPHAVERIALMLAAQHDYLLVDTGVGLQEQTLQFIEKADQVFVLTTLEMVAIKNTKLMLETMEMLGLRDKVQVVVNRATMESVIKAGDVPDILGVETAYYVPNDFGMVSQSLNLGIPFVLNQTKSELAKAVYKMAEQLIARREISHFKPKPQSLLQSLLQKTKGPASFF, encoded by the coding sequence ATGGAACAGCGGGACAACGGTCCGGGTGCGGACCAGGCCCCGGTTACGAAGCGGGGGGAGATCATCGCGGTGGCCGGGGCCAAAGGCGGCATCGGACGCACGGTGATGACGGTCAATCTGGCCGCGGCGCTGGCGAAGAATACCCGGCTGCAGGTGGCCGTATTGGACGGAGACCTGCAGTTCGGAGATGTGGGCCTGGCGATGGATCTGCAGCCGACCTTCACGATCAAGGACGTGGCCGAGGGCATCGCCACGATGGACGGCTTCACGCTCTCGAGCTATCTCAGCCGGCACGGCAGCGGGGTGCGCGTCATGGCGGCGCCCGAGCGGCCGGAGCAGGCGGACCTCGTTACACCGCATGCGGTCGAGCGGATTGCCCTGATGCTGGCCGCTCAGCATGATTACCTGCTGGTCGACACGGGGGTAGGCCTGCAGGAGCAGACGCTCCAGTTCATCGAGAAGGCGGACCAGGTGTTCGTGCTGACGACGCTGGAGATGGTGGCGATCAAGAACACGAAGCTGATGCTCGAGACGATGGAGATGCTGGGCCTGCGCGACAAGGTCCAGGTGGTGGTCAACCGGGCGACGATGGAGAGTGTGATCAAGGCGGGGGACGTGCCGGACATCCTCGGGGTGGAGACGGCGTACTATGTGCCGAACGACTTCGGCATGGTGTCCCAGTCGCTCAATCTCGGCATTCCCTTCGTGCTGAACCAGACCAAGAGCGAGCTGGCCAAGGCCGTATACAAAATGGCCGAGCAGCTCATCGCCAGACGCGAAATTTCGCATTTCAAGCCGAAGCCGCAGTCGCTGCTGCAATCGCTGCTGCAGAAGACGAAGGGGCCGGCATCGTTCTTTTAA
- a CDS encoding TadE/TadG family type IV pilus assembly protein encodes MKRMKEDGERSGTGGRQRGRTALRRHRLLREEHGQSLTELALMLPLLLLLVCGVVDFGRVLYAYLHLNLAAQETVRLGGLGRSDAEITAFARSYVHLGGAESLVVTIAPLQAQRRSGEYIKVTLSYPVGYITPLVGGLLPAPVVAADSTIRVE; translated from the coding sequence ATGAAGCGGATGAAGGAGGATGGGGAGCGGAGCGGTACGGGGGGCAGGCAGCGGGGGCGTACCGCTCTCCGCAGGCACCGGCTGCTCCGGGAGGAGCACGGCCAGTCCTTGACGGAGCTGGCCCTGATGCTCCCGCTCCTGCTGCTGCTGGTCTGCGGCGTCGTGGATTTCGGCCGCGTGCTGTATGCCTACCTGCACCTGAACCTTGCGGCGCAGGAGACGGTCCGCCTCGGGGGGCTGGGCCGCAGCGATGCGGAGATCACCGCGTTCGCCCGCAGTTACGTTCATCTGGGCGGAGCGGAGTCGCTGGTGGTGACCATTGCTCCCCTGCAGGCGCAGCGCCGGTCCGGCGAGTATATCAAAGTTACCTTAAGCTATCCGGTAGGGTACATCACCCCGCTTGTGGGAGGGCTGCTGCCGGCGCCGGTTGTGGCGGCGGATTCAACCATACGGGTGGAGTGA